One Burkholderia vietnamiensis LMG 10929 genomic window carries:
- a CDS encoding Na+/H+ antiporter has translation MSPVAAFKLILLSFVAIVALECIAKRLRLPPAAALLMGGIGIAFIPGLPPVNLDPELVLLVFLPPLLMDGAYFTVWEEFKRNVGGILLLAIGAVAFTTFAVGYAVHWVVPSLPWAACFALGAIVSPPDAVAAKAVLERVALPRRLMVLLEGESLLNDAAGLVLFRFAVAAALTGAFSLEHAVVRFAELGIGGVVVGFLVGRIVVWFLKLLDDDYLVITVAVIAGWLAYIAGEMVEVSGVIATVTAGMIVGWHQHEVFSAAVRTRGTAFWQVIVFLLEAMVFVLIGLSLRGAIHRLGGFEQVLGTMMPAVLAVLAAVIVSRFVWVYAVEALKWPVRGIVRRGAAPDWKAATVMSWAGMRGVVTLAIALSLPEAMPGRDVILVASFAVILVTVLLQGTTIGPLIRLLRLPQRDERAAHHLSEPQTWAYIEAAQLAAIQPLVHDASGNVIHPRLLEQYTYRAALTERTKDAPQYPPEVRAAHYDVVLAAIRAGRAELLRLHRSGHIHDEMLHMVERDLDLQEVSAQHARG, from the coding sequence ATGTCCCCCGTCGCGGCTTTCAAGCTGATTCTGCTGTCGTTCGTCGCGATCGTCGCGCTCGAATGCATTGCGAAGCGATTGCGCCTGCCGCCGGCCGCCGCGCTGCTGATGGGCGGCATCGGCATCGCGTTCATCCCCGGCCTGCCGCCCGTCAACCTCGACCCGGAGCTCGTGCTGCTGGTGTTCCTGCCGCCGCTGCTGATGGACGGCGCATATTTCACCGTCTGGGAGGAATTCAAGCGCAACGTCGGCGGCATCCTGCTGCTCGCGATCGGCGCGGTCGCGTTCACGACGTTCGCGGTCGGCTACGCCGTGCACTGGGTCGTGCCGTCGCTGCCGTGGGCCGCGTGCTTCGCGCTCGGCGCGATCGTGTCGCCGCCCGACGCGGTCGCCGCGAAGGCGGTGCTCGAGCGCGTCGCGCTGCCGCGCCGGCTGATGGTGCTGCTCGAAGGCGAAAGCCTGCTGAACGATGCGGCCGGCCTCGTGCTGTTCCGCTTCGCGGTCGCCGCCGCGCTGACGGGCGCGTTCAGCCTCGAGCACGCGGTCGTGCGTTTCGCGGAGCTGGGAATCGGCGGCGTCGTGGTGGGCTTTCTGGTGGGGCGCATCGTCGTGTGGTTCCTGAAGCTGCTCGACGACGACTATCTGGTGATCACCGTCGCGGTGATCGCCGGCTGGCTCGCCTACATCGCCGGCGAAATGGTCGAGGTGTCCGGCGTGATCGCGACGGTGACGGCCGGCATGATCGTCGGCTGGCATCAGCACGAAGTGTTCTCCGCGGCCGTGCGCACGCGCGGCACCGCGTTCTGGCAGGTCATCGTGTTCCTGCTCGAGGCGATGGTGTTCGTGTTGATCGGGTTGTCGCTGCGCGGGGCGATTCACCGGCTCGGCGGCTTCGAGCAGGTGCTCGGCACGATGATGCCGGCGGTGCTCGCGGTGCTGGCGGCCGTGATCGTGTCGCGCTTCGTGTGGGTCTATGCGGTCGAGGCGCTGAAGTGGCCGGTGCGCGGTATCGTGCGGCGCGGCGCGGCGCCCGACTGGAAGGCCGCGACGGTCATGAGCTGGGCCGGCATGCGCGGTGTCGTGACGCTCGCGATCGCGCTGTCGCTGCCGGAGGCGATGCCGGGCCGCGACGTGATCCTGGTCGCGTCGTTCGCGGTGATCCTCGTGACCGTGCTGCTGCAGGGTACGACGATCGGGCCGCTGATTCGGCTGCTGCGCCTGCCGCAACGCGACGAACGTGCCGCGCATCACCTGAGCGAGCCGCAGACGTGGGCGTACATCGAGGCCGCGCAGCTCGCCGCGATCCAGCCGCTGGTGCACGACGCAAGCGGCAACGTGATACATCCGCGCCTGCTCGAGCAGTACACGTATCGCGCGGCGCTCACCGAGCGCACGAAGGATGCGCCGCAATATCCGCCGGAAGTTCGCGCCGCGCATTACGACGTCGTGCTGGCCGCGATCCGGGCCGGGCGCGCCGAACTGCTGCGGCTGCATCGATCCGGCCACATTCACGACGAGATGCTGCACATGGTCGAGCGCGATCTTGACCTGCAGGAAGTGTCGGCGCAGCATGCGCGCGGTTGA
- a CDS encoding aldehyde dehydrogenase family protein — MLKDTYPYYLANEAVYANTDLEVTDKFSGKVATRVALADAQAIDAAIGAAVDAVKPMRELPAYRRQAVLDHCVARFRERFDELAEALCIEAGKPINDSRGEVTRLIDTFRVASEEAVRIDGEVLNLEISARAQGYTGYTRRVPIGPCSFISPFNFPLNLAAHKVAPALAAGCPFVLKPASRTPVGALIIAEVLAETNLPKGAFSVLPAHRDGADLFTTDERFRLLSFTGSPAVGWALKEKAGKKKVVLELGGNAAAIVDADQFEQLDYVVDRLAFGAYYQSGQSCIGVQRILVHASLYDTLRDKLVAKTRSLKMGDPKDPSTFVGPMISESESRRLSGWMDAAVAAGAKIIAGGKVDGAMFEATLLEDVGREQDLYRKEAFGPVAVLEKFDRFDDALARVNDSDFGLQAGVFTDSLAHAQRAWDELEVGGVVINDVPSFRVDNMPYGGVKDSGLGREGIRYAIEDMTEPRLMVVRRR, encoded by the coding sequence ATGCTGAAGGATACCTATCCGTACTATCTGGCCAACGAGGCCGTCTACGCGAATACCGATCTGGAAGTGACGGACAAGTTCAGCGGCAAGGTCGCGACGCGCGTCGCGCTGGCCGACGCGCAGGCGATCGACGCGGCCATCGGCGCGGCAGTCGACGCCGTCAAGCCGATGCGCGAGCTGCCGGCGTACCGGCGGCAGGCCGTGCTCGATCACTGCGTCGCACGCTTTCGCGAGCGTTTCGACGAGCTGGCCGAGGCGCTGTGCATCGAGGCCGGCAAGCCGATCAACGATTCGAGAGGCGAGGTGACGCGGCTGATCGATACGTTCCGCGTCGCGTCCGAGGAGGCGGTGCGCATCGACGGCGAAGTGCTCAACCTCGAGATCTCGGCGCGCGCGCAGGGCTACACCGGCTATACGCGGCGCGTGCCGATCGGCCCGTGCTCGTTCATCTCGCCGTTCAACTTCCCGCTGAACCTCGCCGCGCACAAGGTCGCGCCCGCGCTCGCCGCGGGCTGCCCGTTCGTGCTCAAACCGGCGAGCCGCACGCCGGTCGGCGCGCTGATCATCGCCGAGGTGCTCGCGGAAACCAATCTGCCGAAGGGCGCGTTCTCGGTGCTGCCCGCGCATCGCGACGGCGCCGACCTGTTCACCACCGACGAGCGTTTCAGGTTGCTGTCGTTCACCGGCTCGCCGGCCGTCGGCTGGGCGCTGAAGGAGAAGGCCGGCAAGAAGAAGGTCGTGCTGGAGCTCGGCGGCAACGCGGCGGCCATCGTCGATGCGGACCAGTTCGAGCAGCTCGACTACGTGGTCGACCGGCTCGCGTTCGGCGCGTATTACCAGTCGGGCCAGAGCTGCATCGGCGTGCAGCGGATCCTCGTGCATGCGAGCCTGTACGACACGTTGCGCGACAAGCTGGTCGCGAAGACGCGCTCGCTGAAGATGGGCGATCCGAAGGATCCATCGACGTTCGTCGGCCCGATGATCTCCGAATCGGAGTCGCGCCGCCTGTCCGGCTGGATGGACGCGGCCGTCGCGGCGGGTGCGAAGATCATCGCGGGCGGCAAGGTCGACGGCGCGATGTTCGAGGCGACGCTGCTCGAAGACGTCGGCCGCGAGCAGGACCTGTACCGCAAGGAGGCGTTCGGCCCGGTCGCCGTCCTCGAGAAGTTCGACCGTTTCGACGACGCGCTCGCGCGCGTGAACGACAGCGACTTCGGCTTGCAGGCCGGCGTGTTCACCGATTCGCTCGCGCACGCGCAGCGCGCGTGGGACGAACTCGAGGTGGGCGGCGTCGTGATCAACGACGTGCCGTCGTTCCGCGTCGACAACATGCCGTACGGCGGCGTGAAGGATTCCGGCCTCGGCCGCGAAGGGATCCGCTACGCGATCGAGGACATGACCGAGCCGCGCCTGATGGTCGTTCGGCGCCGTTAG
- a CDS encoding acetolactate synthase large subunit — translation MKASDLFVKALEAEGVEYVFGIPGEENLDLLESLRRSKIKLVLTRHEQAAGFMAATYGRLTGRTGVCLATLGPGATNFVTAAAYAQLGGMPMLMITGQKPIKSSKQGHFQIVDVVGMMQPLTKFTRQIVSIGNIPSAVREAFRRAEEERPGAAHLELPEDIAHEEGDGKPIPRSFSRRPIAEQKAVAHAVDAIQAARHPLLMIGAGGNRKTTCKMLLEFVDETGIPFFTTQMGKGVIDETHPLWLGNATLSDGDFVHRAIEHADCIINVGHDVIEKPPFFMRTDDKTVIHVNFLGAQVDPVYFPQIEVVGDIANAVWQMKEAIAPQPHWDFERFTMIKAHFEAHLQKGQHDPRFPMYPVRIVNDLYNALPVDGIVCLDNGMYKIWFARYWRAHEPNSLLLDNALASMGAGLPSAIATRIVHPQRKVIAVCGDGGFMMNSQELETAVRLKLDLVVMILRDDAFGMIRWKQENMNFPDFAMTLKNPDFVAYAQSYGAHGHRVEAADDLEPLLRECFATPGVHVIDVPIDYSDNERVLNREIKRLSAQL, via the coding sequence ATGAAAGCATCGGATCTGTTTGTGAAGGCGCTGGAAGCCGAAGGCGTCGAATACGTGTTCGGCATTCCCGGTGAGGAAAACCTCGATCTGCTCGAATCGCTGCGGCGCTCGAAGATCAAGCTCGTGTTGACCCGCCACGAGCAGGCGGCCGGTTTCATGGCCGCAACCTACGGCCGTCTCACCGGCCGCACCGGCGTGTGTCTCGCGACGCTCGGGCCGGGCGCCACCAATTTCGTGACGGCCGCCGCGTATGCGCAGCTCGGCGGCATGCCGATGCTGATGATCACCGGCCAGAAGCCGATCAAGTCGAGCAAGCAGGGCCACTTCCAGATCGTCGACGTCGTCGGCATGATGCAGCCGCTCACGAAGTTCACGCGGCAGATCGTGTCGATCGGCAACATCCCGTCGGCGGTGCGCGAGGCGTTCCGGCGCGCGGAGGAGGAGCGTCCGGGCGCCGCGCATCTCGAGCTGCCGGAGGATATCGCGCACGAGGAAGGCGACGGCAAGCCGATTCCGCGCAGCTTCAGCCGCCGCCCGATCGCCGAGCAGAAGGCGGTCGCGCACGCGGTCGATGCGATCCAGGCCGCGCGGCATCCGCTGCTGATGATCGGCGCGGGCGGCAACCGCAAGACGACCTGCAAGATGCTGCTCGAGTTCGTCGACGAGACGGGCATCCCGTTCTTCACGACGCAGATGGGCAAGGGCGTGATCGACGAGACGCATCCGCTGTGGCTCGGCAACGCGACGCTGTCCGACGGCGATTTCGTGCATCGCGCGATCGAGCACGCGGACTGCATCATCAACGTCGGCCACGACGTGATCGAAAAGCCGCCGTTCTTCATGCGCACGGACGACAAGACCGTGATCCACGTGAACTTCCTCGGCGCGCAGGTGGACCCGGTGTATTTCCCGCAGATCGAGGTGGTCGGCGACATCGCGAACGCCGTGTGGCAGATGAAGGAAGCGATCGCGCCGCAGCCGCACTGGGATTTCGAGCGCTTCACAATGATCAAGGCGCATTTCGAAGCGCATCTGCAGAAGGGCCAGCACGATCCGCGCTTCCCGATGTATCCGGTGCGGATCGTCAACGATCTGTACAACGCGCTGCCGGTCGACGGGATCGTCTGCCTCGACAACGGGATGTACAAGATCTGGTTCGCGCGTTACTGGCGCGCGCACGAGCCGAACTCGCTGCTGCTCGACAACGCGCTCGCGTCGATGGGCGCCGGCTTGCCGTCTGCGATCGCGACCAGGATCGTGCATCCGCAGCGCAAGGTGATCGCCGTGTGCGGCGACGGCGGCTTCATGATGAATTCGCAGGAGCTCGAAACGGCCGTGCGGCTGAAGCTCGACCTCGTCGTGATGATCCTGCGCGACGATGCGTTCGGGATGATCCGCTGGAAGCAGGAGAACATGAATTTTCCCGACTTCGCGATGACGCTGAAGAATCCCGATTTCGTCGCATATGCGCAGAGCTACGGCGCGCACGGGCACCGCGTCGAGGCGGCCGACGATCTCGAGCCGCTGCTGCGCGAATGCTTTGCGACACCGGGTGTGCACGTGATCGACGTGCCGATCGACTATTCGGACAACGAGCGCGTGCTCAACCGCGAAATCAAGCGCCTGTCGGCGCAACTCTGA
- a CDS encoding type II toxin-antitoxin system RelE/ParE family toxin, translated as MPYSAPTYSIRTTEVFDTWFAGLQDRVARRRIQARIDRLPMGNPGDWKSAGSPVVEMRIDHGPGYRVYYVRRATIWVILLCGGDKSTQQADIRAAHAMLGRLDLE; from the coding sequence GTGCCTTACAGTGCTCCGACGTACAGCATCAGAACGACCGAAGTCTTCGACACATGGTTCGCCGGTCTGCAGGATCGCGTCGCACGGCGGCGTATCCAGGCCCGCATCGACCGCCTGCCGATGGGCAATCCGGGCGACTGGAAGTCGGCCGGCTCCCCGGTCGTCGAGATGCGTATCGACCACGGCCCCGGCTATCGCGTCTACTACGTCAGGCGCGCGACGATCTGGGTGATCCTGCTCTGCGGCGGCGACAAGTCGACGCAACAGGCAGACATTCGCGCCGCGCACGCAATGCTCGGGCGGCTCGACCTGGAGTAA
- a CDS encoding addiction module antidote protein: MDKISTRPWDSAAHLETDDDIADYFDACLQEGGDDPAFIAHALGVIARARGMSQVARDAGLSREGLYKALSHDGNPSFGTILKVIKALGLQLHGAKARA, encoded by the coding sequence ATGGACAAGATCAGCACCCGGCCGTGGGATTCGGCCGCCCACCTCGAAACCGACGACGACATCGCCGACTATTTCGACGCGTGCCTGCAGGAAGGCGGCGACGACCCGGCCTTCATCGCGCATGCGCTCGGCGTGATCGCGCGCGCGCGCGGCATGTCGCAGGTCGCCCGCGACGCCGGCCTGTCGCGCGAAGGGCTGTACAAGGCGCTGTCGCACGACGGCAATCCGAGCTTCGGCACCATCCTCAAAGTGATCAAGGCGCTCGGCCTGCAACTGCACGGCGCGAAAGCGCGCGCGTGA
- a CDS encoding DUF445 domain-containing protein: protein MTPDKALELKRSKRRALWLLLTAVAVFVTTILLPRGPWVDGFKAVAEAAMVGALADWFAVVALFRRVPIPFVSRHTEIIPKNKDKIADNLAVFVREKFLGPDALAAQIRQHDPAQRLGAWLGEPANTEALGTYVTKLMSFALDMTDDARIRSFVHDAMRAMIDRIDLSQSAGAILDTLTKDGRHQALLDDAIEQIVGILDKEENREVIAGFIVEWLKTQYPKVEKIMPTQWFGENGARMLASAVSRVLESVAADPEHELRQRFDGTVVRLTERLKHDPAFIAKGDEIKRYIRDGDAFNDYVRDLWDQLRAWLKADLARADSTLQRQAATLGRWLGARLAESPALRASLNEHVEKAVHEMAPDFADVLMRHIRDTVRNWDAREMSRQIELNIGKDLQYIRINGTLVGGLIGLGLYLVSLVPRWAGAWLH from the coding sequence ATGACGCCAGACAAAGCCCTCGAACTGAAACGCAGCAAGCGCCGCGCGCTATGGCTGCTGCTGACCGCCGTCGCGGTGTTCGTCACGACGATCCTGCTGCCGCGCGGCCCGTGGGTCGACGGCTTCAAGGCGGTGGCCGAGGCCGCGATGGTCGGCGCGCTCGCCGATTGGTTCGCGGTGGTCGCGCTGTTTCGCCGCGTGCCGATCCCGTTCGTGTCGCGCCACACCGAAATCATCCCGAAGAACAAGGACAAGATCGCCGACAATCTCGCGGTGTTCGTGCGCGAGAAATTCCTCGGCCCCGACGCGCTCGCCGCGCAGATTCGCCAGCACGATCCGGCGCAGCGGCTCGGCGCATGGCTCGGCGAGCCGGCGAATACCGAGGCCCTTGGCACCTACGTGACGAAGCTGATGAGCTTCGCGCTCGACATGACCGACGACGCGCGCATCCGCTCGTTCGTCCACGACGCGATGCGCGCGATGATCGACCGGATCGACCTGTCGCAGTCGGCCGGCGCGATCCTCGACACGCTGACGAAGGACGGCCGTCACCAGGCGCTGCTCGACGATGCGATCGAGCAGATCGTCGGCATCCTCGACAAGGAGGAGAACCGCGAGGTGATCGCGGGCTTCATCGTCGAATGGCTGAAGACGCAATATCCGAAGGTCGAGAAGATCATGCCGACGCAGTGGTTCGGCGAGAACGGCGCGCGCATGCTCGCGAGCGCGGTGAGCCGCGTGCTCGAGAGCGTCGCGGCCGACCCCGAGCACGAGTTGCGCCAGCGCTTCGACGGCACGGTCGTGCGGCTCACCGAGCGGCTGAAGCACGACCCGGCGTTCATCGCGAAGGGCGACGAGATCAAGCGCTACATTCGCGACGGCGATGCGTTCAACGACTATGTGCGCGATCTGTGGGACCAGTTGCGCGCGTGGCTGAAGGCCGATCTGGCGCGCGCCGACTCGACGCTGCAGCGGCAGGCCGCGACGCTCGGCCGCTGGCTCGGTGCGCGGCTCGCGGAAAGCCCGGCGTTGCGCGCGTCGCTGAACGAGCATGTCGAAAAGGCCGTGCACGAGATGGCGCCGGATTTCGCCGATGTTCTGATGCGGCACATCCGCGACACGGTGCGCAACTGGGATGCGCGCGAGATGTCGCGGCAAATCGAGCTGAACATCGGCAAGGACCTGCAATACATCCGCATCAACGGCACGCTGGTCGGCGGGCTGATCGGGCTCGGGCTGTATCTCGTGTCGCTGGTGCCGCGCTGGGCCGGCGCGTGGCTGCATTGA